Proteins from a genomic interval of Kribbella aluminosa:
- a CDS encoding methyltransferase domain-containing protein: MVERRRRGVRTALVGEALRVALAARERTDPGAGLDIVDLGGGTGGFAVPLAVEGHRVTVVDPSPDALASLERRARDEGVSELVRGVQGDAAELLGLTGESTADAVLCHGVLEVVDDPVQALQAMASVLREGGVLSLLVAQRNAVVLARALAGHLAEARIALQDPDGRWGVTDPMPRRFDEAGITAQLADAGFMVHTVHGVRTFADLVPSAFVDSEPGAADSLAELERAASQHPAFRALATQLHILATR, from the coding sequence ATGGTGGAGCGGCGGCGGCGTGGGGTACGGACGGCGTTGGTCGGCGAGGCGCTGCGGGTTGCGCTGGCGGCGCGGGAGCGGACCGATCCGGGTGCCGGCCTGGACATCGTCGACCTCGGCGGCGGGACCGGTGGGTTCGCGGTGCCGCTGGCGGTCGAGGGGCACCGGGTGACGGTCGTCGACCCGAGCCCCGACGCGCTCGCCTCGCTCGAACGCCGGGCCCGCGACGAAGGCGTCAGCGAACTCGTGCGCGGCGTCCAGGGTGATGCCGCGGAGCTGCTGGGTCTGACCGGGGAGTCGACCGCGGACGCCGTCCTGTGCCACGGGGTGCTGGAGGTCGTCGACGACCCGGTGCAGGCTCTGCAGGCGATGGCGTCGGTGCTGCGGGAGGGCGGCGTACTGAGCCTGCTCGTTGCCCAGCGCAACGCTGTCGTGCTCGCCCGGGCACTCGCCGGGCACCTGGCCGAGGCGCGGATCGCGCTACAGGACCCCGACGGGCGCTGGGGCGTCACCGATCCGATGCCGCGCCGGTTCGACGAGGCCGGGATCACGGCGCAGCTGGCCGACGCCGGGTTCATGGTGCACACGGTGCACGGTGTCCGGACGTTCGCCGACCTGGTGCCGTCGGCGTTCGTCGACTCGGAGCCGGGCGCGGCCGATTCGCTGGCCGAGCTCGAGCGGGCGGCGAGCCAGCACCCGGCGTTCCGCGCGCTGGCCACCCAGCTGCACATCCTCGCCACCCGCTGA
- a CDS encoding DUF3040 domain-containing protein, giving the protein MAAAPRAGSCATVTRWTGGQGFVWRGRGLDWRRPIEIALIMEGSTVPLSEEEQRQFEQLERALAAEDPKFVSAMRGTNVRLYYRRRAVLAGVGFVLGIVVLMTGAILPNTVIGVIGFVMMVACLYVAALSMKRISNAGESDDIPPPPPAKRHRTKHESSGTFMERMEDRWRRRREEDL; this is encoded by the coding sequence ATGGCGGCGGCACCTCGCGCGGGCAGTTGCGCGACCGTGACGCGCTGGACAGGCGGTCAGGGTTTCGTGTGGCGCGGGCGCGGCCTAGACTGGAGGCGGCCTATCGAGATCGCGCTCATCATGGAGGGATCGACGGTGCCCCTCTCGGAAGAAGAGCAGCGCCAGTTCGAGCAGCTCGAACGTGCCCTTGCTGCGGAAGACCCGAAGTTCGTTTCCGCCATGCGTGGGACCAATGTGCGCTTGTATTACCGCCGCCGGGCAGTGCTCGCCGGCGTTGGATTCGTGCTGGGCATCGTGGTGCTGATGACCGGCGCAATTCTGCCGAACACCGTCATCGGAGTCATCGGCTTCGTGATGATGGTGGCCTGTCTGTACGTCGCAGCGCTGAGCATGAAGCGGATCAGCAACGCGGGAGAGTCCGACGACATCCCGCCGCCTCCGCCGGCGAAGCGCCACCGGACCAAGCACGAGTCGTCCGGCACGTTCATGGAGCGCATGGAGGACCGCTGGCGCCGCCGCCGCGAGGAAGACCTCTGA
- a CDS encoding transglutaminase family protein, producing MTGHARISIAAWGATALGSLVLTPVFSGPFVFVSAFLCALITGVGVLLQNLRIPRVVVPIVQLLVLTELLSLFFLHSTMKFGLFPWKATAIEFNSQLVDAMDSINRFSAPLPQDPHLTLFAVTVISVTGFLIHVIAVQLRQAAWSGLLLLIMYTVPAATVHGGLPWLLFIPPAIGYIVLLSSEGRSRLSRWGRRISGVSHLDAAEPVEASALGQAGRRIGLTVVAIAALLPALLPALPEGVLGNGLAGGSSGTGTGASISSTNPMLDMGRNLKRGENVVALTYKGGPSGGSYLRLTALDLFDGNTWQIAPRGQENKLNGDLTPPPGFTGDLSNVPQTTMDISVTRDLRSQLVPVPYPLHSISLRQGWSYDPGALDVMSNDGSIAAGKEYRLTSYDLQPTPEQLHDSITTSAPDRYTMVVPETTPESIKQLAYRVTADAKDNKFEAAVLLQDWFRTGGGFTYSTQNVKGSGMAALEDFLLTSKSGYCEQFATGMALMSRILGIPARVGIGFLPGTAGKDGEYTVRMHDMHAWPELYFQGTGWVRFEPTPSARVATTPGWTVPASGTTTTPTTPTTSEPATPGGKQTAPIDKPRHDPNLPDQTGTAIGSGNWFRNGGGQAIAGVLGVILLICIPWLVRTLTRRRRYLRPPGRAGAEGLWAEVRDTARDLHLDWSDISTPRQSGQWLVSKLPEETHPAARRLARGIEALRYAGDSNLELDLRDDTAAVRQALWVQAPTRRRWRARLLPPSWRWYLSRGTAEASDLLDEFDLLLARLRSLLLRKRTA from the coding sequence ATGACCGGTCACGCAAGGATCTCCATTGCCGCGTGGGGCGCGACCGCGCTCGGGTCGCTGGTGCTGACGCCGGTATTCTCCGGGCCGTTCGTGTTCGTCAGTGCGTTCCTGTGTGCGCTGATCACCGGCGTCGGCGTCCTGCTGCAGAACCTGCGCATCCCGCGGGTCGTCGTACCGATCGTCCAGCTGCTGGTGCTGACCGAGCTGCTCTCGCTGTTCTTCCTGCACAGCACGATGAAGTTCGGGCTGTTCCCGTGGAAGGCGACGGCGATCGAGTTCAACTCGCAGCTGGTCGACGCGATGGACTCGATCAACCGGTTCAGCGCGCCGCTGCCGCAGGACCCGCACCTGACGCTGTTCGCGGTGACCGTGATCTCGGTGACCGGGTTCCTGATCCACGTGATCGCGGTCCAGCTCCGGCAGGCGGCGTGGTCCGGCCTGCTGCTGCTGATCATGTACACGGTGCCGGCCGCGACCGTGCACGGCGGGCTGCCGTGGCTGCTGTTCATCCCGCCGGCGATCGGCTACATCGTGCTGCTGTCCTCGGAGGGACGGAGCCGGCTGAGTCGCTGGGGCCGGCGGATCTCGGGCGTCTCGCACCTGGACGCGGCCGAGCCCGTGGAGGCGTCGGCGCTCGGTCAGGCCGGCCGCCGGATCGGGCTGACCGTGGTCGCGATCGCCGCGCTGCTGCCCGCGTTGCTGCCCGCGTTGCCGGAAGGTGTGCTCGGCAACGGCCTGGCAGGCGGCAGTTCCGGCACCGGGACCGGCGCGTCGATCTCGTCGACCAACCCGATGCTCGACATGGGCCGCAACCTCAAGCGCGGCGAGAACGTGGTCGCGCTGACCTACAAGGGCGGCCCGTCCGGCGGCAGCTACCTGCGGCTCACCGCGCTCGACCTGTTCGACGGCAACACCTGGCAGATCGCGCCCCGCGGCCAGGAGAACAAGCTGAACGGCGACCTGACGCCGCCGCCCGGTTTCACCGGCGACCTGTCGAACGTCCCGCAGACCACGATGGACATCAGCGTCACCCGGGACCTCCGCTCGCAGCTCGTCCCGGTCCCCTACCCGCTGCACTCGATCTCGCTCAGGCAGGGCTGGAGCTACGACCCCGGCGCACTGGACGTGATGTCCAACGACGGCAGCATCGCCGCGGGCAAGGAGTACAGGCTCACGTCGTACGACCTACAGCCGACGCCGGAGCAGTTGCACGACTCGATCACCACCAGCGCTCCCGACCGGTACACGATGGTCGTACCGGAGACGACGCCGGAGAGCATCAAGCAGCTGGCCTACCGGGTGACGGCGGATGCGAAGGACAACAAGTTCGAGGCCGCCGTGCTGCTGCAGGACTGGTTCCGTACCGGCGGCGGGTTCACGTACAGCACGCAGAACGTCAAGGGCAGCGGGATGGCCGCGCTCGAGGACTTCCTGCTGACCAGCAAGTCCGGGTACTGCGAGCAGTTCGCGACCGGGATGGCGCTGATGTCCCGGATCCTCGGGATCCCGGCCCGGGTCGGCATCGGGTTCCTGCCCGGGACGGCCGGCAAGGACGGCGAGTACACGGTCCGGATGCACGACATGCACGCCTGGCCGGAGCTGTACTTCCAGGGCACCGGCTGGGTCCGGTTCGAGCCGACGCCGTCCGCCCGGGTGGCGACCACGCCAGGCTGGACCGTCCCCGCGAGCGGGACCACGACCACCCCCACCACGCCGACGACCAGCGAGCCGGCGACACCGGGCGGCAAGCAGACCGCGCCGATCGACAAGCCGCGGCACGACCCGAACCTGCCGGACCAGACCGGTACGGCGATCGGCAGCGGCAACTGGTTCCGCAACGGCGGCGGGCAGGCGATCGCCGGTGTGCTCGGCGTCATCCTGCTGATCTGCATCCCGTGGCTGGTCCGGACGCTCACCCGCCGGCGACGGTACCTGCGCCCGCCGGGACGGGCCGGGGCCGAAGGGTTGTGGGCGGAGGTCCGGGACACCGCGCGGGACCTGCACCTCGACTGGTCGGACATCTCGACGCCGCGCCAGTCCGGTCAGTGGCTGGTGTCGAAGCTCCCGGAGGAGACCCACCCGGCGGCGCGCCGGCTGGCCCGCGGCATCGAGGCACTCCGGTACGCCGGCGACTCGAACCTCGAACTGGACCTCCGCGACGACACGGCCGCCGTACGGCAGGCTCTATGGGTGCAGGCGCCCACCCGGCGCCGGTGGCGGGCACGGTTGCTGCCGCCGTCCTGGCGGTGGTACCTGAGCCGCGGCACCGCCGAGGCGTCCGACCTGCTGGACGAGTTCGACCTGCTGCTGGCCCGGCTCCGCTCCCTGCTCCTCCGGAAGCGCACTGCATAA
- a CDS encoding DUF58 domain-containing protein, with protein MRQALRGLTTRGRAFVAAGITASLCALLLGQKDLLRVGILLAALPVVAALVVGRTRLRLQVRRSLAPDQVPVGTQATVELTLSNQGRMPAGLLLLEDRIPYVLGHRPRFVVDRVSPNWRRTVTYPVKSDVRGLFQVGPLMLTVADPFGLVETSRTFTRSQHLLVTPRVYKLPEVRLGADRAGSGENRPRAIAAAGEEDATVREYRDGDDLRRVHWRSTARRGELMVRREEQPWQSRCSLFLDARMISHHGHGPSSSLEWAVSAVASIGIDRLRRGYVTTMLGGPTTLSAITHRTSAAVHQPLSQQQLLTECATVEEHKYAELGPLLSVDRHAQEPSLVIAVLGACSIDDVIALNRWRTSQATGVALVLDAASWAVGAEATEKAARLTAATDATDNELRRNGWRVARVRRGDHLPTVWSGLGLRSGRIA; from the coding sequence ATGCGGCAGGCACTGCGCGGACTGACCACCAGAGGGCGGGCGTTCGTCGCTGCCGGGATCACTGCGTCGCTGTGCGCGTTGCTGCTCGGCCAGAAGGACCTGCTGCGCGTCGGCATCCTGCTGGCCGCGCTGCCGGTGGTGGCAGCGCTGGTCGTCGGCCGGACGCGGCTGCGGTTGCAGGTACGCCGCAGCCTCGCGCCGGACCAGGTCCCGGTCGGAACGCAGGCGACGGTCGAGCTGACGCTGAGCAACCAGGGCCGGATGCCCGCGGGGCTGCTGCTGCTCGAGGACCGGATTCCTTACGTACTGGGCCACCGGCCGCGGTTCGTCGTCGACCGGGTCAGCCCGAACTGGCGCCGTACCGTCACGTACCCGGTCAAGTCCGACGTCCGCGGGCTGTTCCAGGTCGGGCCGTTGATGCTGACGGTCGCGGACCCGTTCGGGCTGGTGGAGACGAGCCGGACGTTCACCCGCAGCCAGCACCTGCTGGTGACGCCGCGGGTCTACAAGCTTCCCGAAGTACGGCTGGGCGCTGACCGGGCCGGCTCCGGCGAGAACCGGCCGCGGGCGATCGCAGCTGCCGGTGAAGAGGACGCGACCGTCCGCGAGTACCGCGACGGCGACGACCTGCGGCGGGTGCACTGGCGGTCGACCGCGCGCCGCGGCGAGCTGATGGTCCGCCGCGAGGAGCAGCCGTGGCAGAGCCGGTGCTCGCTGTTCCTGGACGCACGGATGATCTCGCACCACGGGCACGGGCCGTCGTCGAGTCTGGAGTGGGCGGTCAGCGCGGTCGCGTCGATCGGCATCGACCGGTTGCGCCGCGGGTACGTCACCACGATGCTCGGCGGGCCGACCACGCTGTCCGCGATCACGCACCGGACGTCCGCCGCGGTCCACCAGCCGCTCAGCCAGCAGCAGTTGCTGACCGAGTGCGCGACCGTCGAGGAGCACAAGTACGCCGAGCTCGGTCCGCTGCTGAGCGTCGACCGGCACGCGCAGGAGCCGAGCCTGGTGATCGCCGTCCTGGGCGCCTGCAGCATCGATGACGTCATCGCCCTGAACCGGTGGCGGACCAGCCAGGCGACCGGTGTCGCGCTGGTGCTGGACGCGGCCAGCTGGGCGGTCGGCGCCGAGGCGACCGAGAAGGCGGCCCGCCTGACCGCGGCCACGGACGCCACCGACAACGAACTCCGCCGCAACGGCTGGCGAGTAGCCAGAGTCCGCCGCGGCGACCACCTCCCCACTGTGTGGTCAGGCCTGGGCCTGAGGAGCGGACGTATCGCATGA
- a CDS encoding AAA family ATPase → MSEVAGRVRRAMEQVIEGKPDVIEVAITVLLAEGHLLIEDVPGVGKTMLAKALAKSIDCTVRRIQFTPDLLPSDITGVSVFNQEIRDFEFKPGAVFANIVVGDEINRASPKTQAALLESMEERQVTVDTTTYSLEAPFMVIATQNPIEMEGTYPLPEAQRDRFMARVSMGYPEPAAELRMLDGHAADDPLAILQPVTDGQQILRLVKTVQSVHVSESVKEYAVALVGATRRSQELRLGASPRSTLHLVRAARAAAALDAREFVLPDDIQELAVPVLAHRVLPAAEAHLGGRGAADIIAGLVASVPLPRSRRD, encoded by the coding sequence CTGTCCGAGGTCGCGGGCCGCGTCCGCCGGGCCATGGAGCAGGTGATCGAGGGCAAACCCGACGTCATCGAGGTCGCCATCACGGTTCTGCTGGCCGAGGGGCACCTGCTGATCGAGGACGTGCCGGGCGTCGGCAAGACGATGCTGGCCAAGGCGCTGGCGAAGTCGATCGACTGCACCGTGCGGCGGATCCAGTTCACGCCGGACCTGCTGCCGTCGGACATCACCGGCGTCTCGGTCTTCAACCAGGAGATCCGCGACTTCGAGTTCAAGCCGGGCGCGGTGTTCGCGAACATCGTGGTCGGTGACGAGATCAACCGGGCCTCGCCGAAGACCCAGGCCGCGCTGCTGGAGTCGATGGAGGAGCGCCAGGTCACCGTCGACACCACGACGTACAGCCTGGAAGCGCCGTTCATGGTGATCGCGACGCAGAACCCGATCGAGATGGAGGGCACGTACCCGCTGCCCGAGGCACAGCGCGACCGGTTCATGGCGCGGGTGTCGATGGGCTACCCGGAGCCGGCCGCCGAGCTGCGGATGCTGGACGGGCACGCGGCCGACGACCCGCTGGCGATCCTGCAGCCGGTCACGGACGGCCAGCAGATCCTCCGGCTGGTCAAGACCGTGCAGTCGGTGCACGTGTCGGAGTCGGTGAAGGAGTACGCCGTGGCGCTGGTCGGCGCGACCCGCCGCTCGCAGGAGCTCCGGCTGGGGGCCAGCCCGCGGTCGACGCTGCACCTGGTCCGGGCGGCGCGGGCGGCGGCTGCTCTCGACGCCCGCGAGTTCGTGCTGCCGGACGACATCCAGGAACTGGCGGTACCGGTGCTGGCGCACCGCGTGCTGCCGGCGGCCGAGGCGCATCTCGGTGGGCGCGGCGCGGCCGACATCATCGCCGGGCTGGTGGCCAGCGTGCCGCTCCCCCGTAGTCGTCGGGACTGA